Within Schumannella luteola, the genomic segment CGCTCACAGCTTCGCCACCACGCGGGCGAGCAGGTCGCTGATGACCGGCTCCGCGTCCTTGCCGGCCTGCAGCACCTCGGCGTGACTCAGCGGGTCGGGCGAGATGCCGGCGGCGAGGTTCGTGATGAGCGAGAATCCGAGCACCTCCATGCCGGCCTGACGCGCGGCGATCGCCTCGAGCGCGGTCGACATGCCGACGATGTGCCCGCCGATCGTCTTGGCGTACTGCACCTCGGCCGGGGTCTCGTAGTGCGGCCCGCGGAACTGCACGTAGACGCCGTCGTCGAGCGTCGGGTCGACCTCGCGGGCTACCGCGCGCAGGCGGGCCGAGTAGAGGTCGGTCAGGTCGATGAAGGTCGCGCCTTCGAGCGGCGACGCGGCCGTCAGGTTGAGGTGGTCGCTGATCAGCACCGGGGTGCCGGGCGTCCAGTGGTCCTTGATGCCGCCGGCGCCGTTGGTGAGCACCATGGTCTTCGCGCCGGCCGCGGCGGCCGTGCGCACCGAGTGCACCACACGACGCACGCCGTGGCCCTCGTAGAAGTGCGTGCGCGCGCCGATGACGAGCGCGTGACGGCCGTCGGCGAGGCGGATGCTGCGCAGGTTGCCGACGTGCCCGGTGAGCGCAGGGGCGCTGAAGCCGGCGATCTCGGTGGCCGGGATCGTCGCCACCGTCTCGCCGAGCAGGTCGGCGGCCTTGGCCCATCCGCTGCCCAGCGTCAGCGCGATGTCGTGCACGGCGACGCCGGTCGCGGCGGCCAGCTGCTCGGCCGCGTGGGCGGCGATCGCGAAGGGATCGGCCGCGGGGTCGTCGAGGGGGTTCTGCTGCGTCGTCGCCATGCTCCGAGCCTAAGCCTCGGCGGTGACGGAACCCGCTCCGAACGTGCACGCGTCATCCACCTCGCCGTCGTCGGCGGGAGCCCTCGGAACCTGGAAGAATCGGGGCATGCCCTACCAGTTCGACCGGAAGCAGCGCATCGCCGTCCTCGGAGGCGGGCCCGGCGGCTACGAGGCGGCCCTCGCGGGCGCGCAGCTCGGCGCCGAGGTGACCCTGGTCGAGCGCGTCGGCGTCGGCGGCTCGGCCGTGCTGACCGACGTGGTGCCCTCGAAGACCCTCATCGCGACCGCCGAGGCGGGCACTCAGGTGGGCGGCGCCGCCGACCTGGGCGTGCAGTTCTTCGCCCGTGGCGACAACGGCCGCGCGGTCAAGCCCGAGATCACGGTCAACCTGGGCGCTGTCAACCAGCGCCTGCTCATGCTCGCCCGGCAGCAGTCGGAGGACATGAAGTCGCAGCTGATCAAGGCGGGCGTCAACATCGTCACCGGCGACGGCCGCCTCGACGGCCCGAACCGCATCGTCGTCTCCACCGGCAAGGGCTCGAAGCGCACCGACTTCGACGAGATCGACGCCGAGACCCTCGTCGTCTCGGTCGGCGCGAGCCCGCGCGTGCTGCCGACGGCCAAGCCCGATGGCGAGCGCATCCTCACCTGGACCCAGCTCTACCAGCTGCAGGACGTGCCCGAGCACATGATCGTCGTCGGCTCCGGCGTCACCGGCGCCGAGTTCGCCAGCGCCTACCGCGCGCTCGGCGCCGACGTCACCCTCATCTCGAGCCGCGACCAGGTGCTGCCGGGTGAGGACGCGGATGCCGCCCGCGTGATCGAGGACGTCTTCCGCCGCAACGGCATGCAGGTGCTCTCGAAGAGCCGCGCCGACAGCGTCACCCGCGATGGCGACGAGGTCGTCGTGACGCTCTCCGACGGCCGCGAGGTGCGCGGATCGCACTGCCTCATCGCGGTCGGCTCGATCCCGAACACGAAGGGCATCGGACTCGAGGAGGCGGGCGTGCAGCTCGCCGACAGCGGCCACATCCGCGTCAACCGCGTAGCGCGCACCTCGATGCCGTCGATCTACGCCGCCGGCGACTGCAGCGACTTCCTGCCGCTGGCCTCCGTCGCCTCCATGCAGGGCCGCACGGCGGTCTACCACGCGATGGGGGATGCGGTGAATCCCACCGAGCTGCGCAACGTCACCTCGAACATCTTCACGCAGCCCGAGATCGCCACGGTCGGCTGGTCGCAGAAGCAGATCGAAGACGGCATCGCCCAGGGCGACATCTACAAGCTGCCGCTCGCGTCGAACCCGCGCGCGAAGATGATGGGCATCAAGGACGGCTTCGTGAAGCTGTTCGCCCGCACCGGCTCGGGCACCGTGATCGGCGGCGTCGTCGTCGCCCCGAAGGCCTCGGAGCTCGTGCTGCCGATCGCCCTCGCCGTCGAGCACCGCCTCACGGTCGACCAGCTGGCCCGCGCCTTCAGCGTCTACCCCTCGCTCTCGGGCAGCATCACCGACGCCGCCCGCGCGATGCACATCGTCAGCTGACCCGCCCCGGGCTGTCCGCCCCGCCGCGCGGTGACGGCGGCGACCGGCGTTCGTGCATCCGGCTGACCGGAGACGCACATCCTGGTCGCGGATGATGCTCGGGATGACCGCCGCCGCTCTGACGACGACCAGCCCGCTGCTCTCCCTCGCACGACCGCAGGAGGCGTCCGGCGGCGACCCCGCCGACGCCGAGCACCTCGACGGGCTCGTCGGCATCGCCGCCCGCGTGATCGACGCGCTGGGGGAGTGGGGCGTCGGGCTGCTGACCTTCGCCGAGACCGTGTTCCCGCCGATCCCGAGCGAGATCGTGCTGCCGCTCGCCGGGTTCCTCGCCTCGCTCGGCTCGATGAACCTCGTGCTGGTGATGATCACCGCGGCGCTCGGCGCCTACCTCGGCGCGCTCGTGCTCTACGCGCTCGGCGCGAAGCTCGGCGTCGAGCGGGCGATCCG encodes:
- a CDS encoding purine-nucleoside phosphorylase is translated as MATTQQNPLDDPAADPFAIAAHAAEQLAAATGVAVHDIALTLGSGWAKAADLLGETVATIPATEIAGFSAPALTGHVGNLRSIRLADGRHALVIGARTHFYEGHGVRRVVHSVRTAAAAGAKTMVLTNGAGGIKDHWTPGTPVLISDHLNLTAASPLEGATFIDLTDLYSARLRAVAREVDPTLDDGVYVQFRGPHYETPAEVQYAKTIGGHIVGMSTALEAIAARQAGMEVLGFSLITNLAAGISPDPLSHAEVLQAGKDAEPVISDLLARVVAKL
- a CDS encoding NAD(P)H-quinone dehydrogenase; its protein translation is MPYQFDRKQRIAVLGGGPGGYEAALAGAQLGAEVTLVERVGVGGSAVLTDVVPSKTLIATAEAGTQVGGAADLGVQFFARGDNGRAVKPEITVNLGAVNQRLLMLARQQSEDMKSQLIKAGVNIVTGDGRLDGPNRIVVSTGKGSKRTDFDEIDAETLVVSVGASPRVLPTAKPDGERILTWTQLYQLQDVPEHMIVVGSGVTGAEFASAYRALGADVTLISSRDQVLPGEDADAARVIEDVFRRNGMQVLSKSRADSVTRDGDEVVVTLSDGREVRGSHCLIAVGSIPNTKGIGLEEAGVQLADSGHIRVNRVARTSMPSIYAAGDCSDFLPLASVASMQGRTAVYHAMGDAVNPTELRNVTSNIFTQPEIATVGWSQKQIEDGIAQGDIYKLPLASNPRAKMMGIKDGFVKLFARTGSGTVIGGVVVAPKASELVLPIALAVEHRLTVDQLARAFSVYPSLSGSITDAARAMHIVS